From one Saprospiraceae bacterium genomic stretch:
- a CDS encoding class I SAM-dependent methyltransferase — protein MMYEAQNHWDTIYKTKTAAEVGWTQEVPYTSLEFIHSFNLDKTASIIDVGAGDSKLVDHLILEGFSNLTVLDISAEALEKAKIRLGEKAKTVNWLVSDVLDFKADRAYDLWHDRAAFHFLTSPDQIKAYLDLTANSVKSYLVLGTFSETGPDQCSGLRIKKYSADTLSNTFKNEFSKIKCITVDHITPFQTKQNYLFCSFKKHDPSKSSL, from the coding sequence ATGATGTATGAGGCACAAAATCATTGGGATACAATTTACAAGACCAAAACTGCTGCAGAGGTAGGTTGGACCCAGGAAGTTCCTTATACCTCTTTGGAATTTATCCATAGCTTTAATCTTGACAAGACAGCCAGTATAATAGATGTAGGAGCCGGTGACAGCAAGTTAGTAGATCACCTGATTTTAGAAGGCTTTAGCAATTTAACGGTACTGGATATATCTGCGGAAGCTCTTGAAAAAGCTAAAATAAGGTTAGGTGAAAAAGCTAAAACTGTCAATTGGCTTGTAAGTGATGTATTGGATTTTAAGGCTGATAGAGCATACGATTTGTGGCATGACCGGGCAGCTTTTCATTTTCTCACTTCCCCAGACCAGATCAAAGCATACCTCGACCTAACTGCCAATTCGGTGAAAAGTTATTTGGTCCTGGGCACATTTTCTGAAACAGGACCTGATCAATGCAGTGGACTCCGTATCAAAAAATATAGTGCAGACACCTTATCCAACACCTTCAAAAATGAGTTTAGCAAAATAAAGTGTATCACCGTGGACCACATCACACCTTTTCAGACAAAACAAAATTACCTTTTCTGTTCTTTTAAAAAACATGACCCATCGAAGTCAAGTTTGTAG